The Desmonostoc muscorum LEGE 12446 genome includes a region encoding these proteins:
- the gvpA gene encoding gas vesicle structural protein GvpA: MAVEKVNSSSSLAEVIDRILDKGIVVDAWVRVSLVGIELLSIEARIVIASVETYLRYAEAVGLTSQAAVPSAA; this comes from the coding sequence ATGGCTGTTGAAAAAGTTAACTCATCTTCAAGTCTGGCTGAAGTTATTGACCGGATTTTAGACAAAGGAATTGTAGTTGATGCTTGGGTACGTGTTTCTTTAGTTGGTATTGAACTGCTATCAATAGAAGCTCGGATTGTGATTGCTTCAGTTGAAACTTACTTAAGATATGCCGAGGCAGTTGGTTTAACATCTCAGGCTGCTGTTCCATCTGCTGCTTAA
- a CDS encoding gas vesicle protein GvpC, producing the protein MALNNLWEQERLQRLQITAERRQKVNQWKQLTQQEFQRQADVLHQELSSFVSTLDNNRKLQQQQFQQEIVDRQLEILQIKTDVWQRQQEYRQQRAAKAQALFQNLQNFREILHNSVWGDYSHEQAVSPTPAKEEKLVATVPKWSISRSAIKANGFRPSANTMTKKVPALNADTVKSKVQQYIQQAEGATLIEIEEVIGLSRVQTIDVLRSLIKQGVLEQRDRQYFIR; encoded by the coding sequence ATGGCTCTCAATAATTTATGGGAACAAGAGCGATTGCAGCGATTGCAAATAACTGCTGAACGCCGTCAAAAAGTTAACCAGTGGAAACAGCTAACTCAACAAGAATTTCAGCGGCAAGCAGATGTGCTTCATCAAGAATTGAGCAGTTTTGTTAGCACACTTGACAACAACAGAAAGTTACAACAGCAGCAATTTCAGCAAGAGATTGTAGACCGGCAATTGGAAATATTGCAAATAAAAACAGATGTCTGGCAACGCCAGCAAGAATACCGCCAACAGCGGGCAGCAAAAGCTCAGGCATTATTCCAAAACTTGCAAAATTTCCGGGAAATCTTGCATAACAGTGTTTGGGGCGATTACAGTCATGAACAAGCAGTTTCCCCGACTCCTGCTAAAGAAGAAAAATTAGTTGCAACAGTTCCAAAATGGTCAATCTCCCGTTCTGCAATTAAAGCCAATGGTTTTCGTCCTTCCGCCAATACCATGACTAAGAAAGTGCCTGCCTTGAATGCAGATACTGTTAAATCTAAAGTGCAGCAATACATTCAGCAAGCTGAAGGAGCTACTCTGATAGAAATTGAAGAAGTCATAGGCTTAAGCCGGGTGCAAACGATAGATGTCCTGCGCTCCTTGATCAAGCAAGGCGTACTAGAACAACGCGATCGCCAATACTTTATTCGGTAA
- a CDS encoding GvpL/GvpF family gas vesicle protein, with protein sequence MSIYVYALLVPTASPLVLPFGMERNIQLVYSSGLGAIVEPEISLEAIQATDERLLQAVLNHDRVIRELFQQTPLLPLRFGRGFTSQETLLNHLEKHQEQYLEALTQLADKVEYTLKMTPCSLLDDSETIDARGKAYLLAKKQRYQTQQAFQTQQCQQWELLNELILKTYTNVICETRQPDVRQIHFLAQRNDSTLSTQLFSLWQVQCSHWQLALSEPLPPYHFLKNTLI encoded by the coding sequence ATGTCAATATACGTTTATGCTCTTCTAGTCCCGACCGCATCACCCCTTGTTCTACCCTTCGGGATGGAAAGGAATATTCAACTAGTTTACTCTTCTGGTTTAGGCGCGATCGTAGAGCCGGAAATTTCACTGGAGGCAATACAAGCAACGGATGAGCGTTTACTTCAAGCTGTATTAAACCACGATCGCGTAATTCGAGAACTTTTTCAACAAACTCCTCTTCTTCCCCTACGCTTTGGGAGGGGTTTTACCTCGCAAGAAACACTGCTGAATCATTTAGAAAAGCACCAAGAGCAATATCTAGAAGCCCTAACTCAGCTAGCAGACAAAGTTGAGTACACTTTAAAAATGACACCCTGTTCTTTACTTGACGATTCTGAAACTATTGATGCTAGGGGAAAAGCCTATTTATTAGCGAAAAAACAACGCTACCAAACACAGCAAGCATTTCAAACACAACAATGCCAACAGTGGGAACTCTTGAACGAGTTAATTCTCAAAACATATACAAATGTTATCTGTGAAACTCGACAGCCAGATGTGCGGCAAATCCACTTTTTGGCACAGCGTAACGATTCAACGCTCAGTACGCAGCTATTTTCCCTCTGGCAGGTACAATGCTCGCACTGGCAATTAGCACTGAGCGAACCTCTACCACCCTATCATTTTCTAAAAAATACTCTCATATAA
- a CDS encoding AAA family ATPase, with protein sequence MDDIFKGFEHLLEIAKALEEKVEKGELKTSIQIRSHNLSSIPRQGNIPRTRSSSRVRSNSTDAATPMDDVDVTPPSARTNSKASWQGIGGLADVLQEIRELVEIPLKRPDLLVKLGLEPPRGVLLVGPPGTGKTLTARVLAEELELNYIAINGPEVMSKYYGEAEARLRSIFEKATRSAPCLIFIDEIDSLAPDRSQVEGEVEKRLVAQLLGLMDGFAKTEGVLVLAATNRPDHLDPALRRPGRFDREVQFRVPDRDGRLEILTILTSAMPLETSVNLAAIADLAVGFVGADIKALCQKAAYIALRRQVPSLNSPVPENMTIMQQDFLEAIKEIKPSVLRDVAIEAPNVSWDDIGGLDDVKQKLQESVEGALLYPELYEQTKAKPPRGILLWGPPGTGKTLLAKAIASQARANFIAVNGPELLSRWVGAAEQAVRELFRKARQAAPCVVFIDEIDTLAPARGRFTGDSGVSDRVVGQLLTELDGLHECPKVLLVGATNRPETLDPALLRAGRLDLQIKIDLPDRASRLAILRVHNLDRPLVDVDLETWATVTEGWNGADLALLSNQAALSAIRRYRAQGLTDSSLIQITNDDFQVTYQMLANQHQSE encoded by the coding sequence ATGGACGACATATTTAAAGGATTTGAACACCTATTAGAAATTGCCAAAGCTTTAGAAGAAAAAGTAGAGAAAGGGGAGTTAAAAACTTCTATTCAAATTCGATCTCATAATCTCAGTAGTATTCCCCGGCAAGGCAATATTCCGAGAACAAGGAGTTCCAGCCGAGTCAGATCCAATTCCACCGATGCAGCTACACCAATGGATGATGTTGATGTCACCCCCCCATCAGCTCGGACGAACTCAAAAGCTTCTTGGCAAGGTATCGGGGGCTTGGCTGATGTTCTCCAAGAAATCAGAGAGTTAGTTGAAATTCCACTTAAACGTCCAGATTTATTGGTGAAATTAGGGTTAGAGCCTCCGCGTGGGGTTTTGCTCGTTGGCCCGCCCGGTACAGGAAAAACTTTAACAGCCCGTGTTTTGGCAGAAGAGTTAGAGTTAAACTACATTGCCATCAATGGCCCAGAGGTGATGAGCAAGTATTACGGGGAAGCAGAGGCTCGTTTACGAAGCATTTTTGAGAAAGCAACTCGTTCTGCTCCCTGCCTAATATTTATTGATGAAATTGACAGCCTTGCTCCAGATCGCAGCCAAGTGGAAGGTGAAGTTGAAAAAAGACTAGTGGCGCAGTTGCTTGGGTTAATGGATGGGTTTGCTAAAACCGAGGGCGTACTTGTATTAGCAGCAACAAATCGTCCCGATCATCTCGATCCGGCCCTGCGTCGTCCGGGACGCTTCGATCGCGAAGTTCAGTTTCGGGTTCCCGATCGCGATGGACGATTGGAAATTCTGACGATTTTGACAAGTGCTATGCCCTTGGAGACTTCGGTTAATTTAGCAGCGATCGCCGATTTGGCTGTCGGTTTTGTGGGTGCCGATATCAAAGCACTTTGTCAAAAAGCAGCCTACATTGCCCTTCGTCGTCAAGTCCCCTCCCTCAACAGTCCTGTTCCTGAGAACATGACTATCATGCAGCAGGATTTTCTCGAAGCAATTAAGGAGATAAAACCCTCAGTTCTCAGGGATGTAGCAATTGAAGCACCAAATGTAAGTTGGGATGATATTGGTGGTTTGGATGATGTGAAACAAAAACTTCAAGAATCTGTAGAGGGCGCACTTCTATATCCCGAACTATACGAGCAAACCAAAGCCAAGCCTCCCCGTGGGATTCTGTTGTGGGGGCCACCGGGAACGGGAAAAACATTACTTGCAAAAGCGATCGCTTCCCAGGCTAGAGCCAACTTTATTGCTGTGAATGGCCCGGAATTACTCAGCCGATGGGTAGGTGCGGCAGAACAGGCAGTCAGAGAACTCTTTCGCAAAGCTCGGCAAGCAGCTCCTTGCGTTGTGTTTATAGATGAAATTGACACCCTAGCACCAGCACGGGGACGATTCACTGGTGATTCTGGAGTTAGCGATCGCGTTGTCGGTCAATTGCTCACCGAATTAGATGGGTTGCATGAATGCCCGAAAGTACTCTTAGTAGGAGCAACCAATCGTCCAGAAACGCTCGATCCTGCCTTGCTCAGAGCCGGAAGATTGGACTTACAAATAAAAATCGATCTACCAGATCGAGCCAGCCGATTAGCGATTTTACGAGTTCACAATCTAGATCGTCCCCTGGTTGATGTCGATTTAGAAACTTGGGCGACAGTTACCGAAGGTTGGAATGGCGCAGACTTGGCTTTATTGAGCAATCAAGCTGCTTTAAGCGCCATTCGTCGATACCGCGCCCAAGGATTGACTGACTCCAGCTTGATTCAGATTACAAATGATGATTTCCAAGTTACATACCAAATGCTAGCTAACCAGCATCAATCTGAATAG